A single genomic interval of Prosthecodimorpha staleyi harbors:
- a CDS encoding sarcosine oxidase subunit gamma — protein sequence MTPEIRRIGAFEGLPAFPATSRVKAVPTGPLARILFRGSPAAAAAVSAAFGAPLSTVPMRAGEAGGRAALWLGPDEWLLIGRDGEGEAILAAIAGAVAEPHSAVDVGHRNTGLILSGARAVDVLNAGCPLDLHPSAFPVGMCTRTLLGKAEIVLWRQAADRFHIEGWRSFAPYLLGFLAEAAREYA from the coding sequence TTGACCCCTGAGATCAGGCGCATCGGCGCCTTCGAGGGCCTGCCGGCCTTTCCGGCCACCTCGCGCGTCAAGGCGGTGCCGACCGGTCCGCTCGCCCGCATCCTGTTCCGCGGCAGCCCGGCGGCAGCCGCGGCCGTCTCCGCGGCCTTCGGCGCGCCCCTGTCGACCGTGCCGATGCGTGCCGGCGAGGCCGGCGGCCGCGCCGCGCTCTGGCTCGGCCCGGACGAATGGCTGCTGATCGGCCGCGACGGAGAAGGTGAGGCGATCCTCGCCGCCATTGCCGGCGCGGTCGCCGAGCCGCACAGTGCGGTCGATGTCGGGCACCGCAACACCGGGCTGATCCTGTCGGGCGCCCGCGCCGTCGACGTGCTCAATGCCGGCTGCCCGCTCGACCTGCATCCGTCGGCCTTCCCGGTCGGCATGTGCACCCGCACCCTGCTCGGCAAGGCCGAGATCGTGCTCTGGCGCCAGGCCGCCGACCGGTTCCATATCGAGGGCTGGCGCTCCTTCGCGCCCTATCTGCTCGGCTTCCTGGCCGAGGCGGCGCGGGAATACGCTTGA
- a CDS encoding L-serine ammonia-lyase — protein sequence MISVFDLFKIGIGPSSSHTVGPMRAAKSFADGLVGERFKRVEVRLYGSLAWTGKGHGTDKAVIMGLTGQIPDQVEPDEARLHLEAVEADKLLPVANRIIEFDPARDIVFDFVTPTEGHPNTMTFAAFAADGRTLAEETWYSIGGGFVVRAGEDLVGAEDETPLPFPYRSGDQLLAMGQRSGQTIAAMVWANECAQRRAERVTAHLDRIAETMFLCIERGMRHDGELPGGLKVKRRARPFAERLEQDRRANHRMPHEVMDWVSLFAMAVNEENAAGGRVVTAPTNGAAGVVPAVLRYYRDFCEGANEDGIHAFLLTATAIGGLFKLNASISGAEVGCQGEVGVACSMAAAGLAAALGGSNEQIENAAEIGMEHHLGMTCDPIGGLVQIPCIERNAFGAIKAINAASMALKGDGTHRVSLDQVIATMHQTGKDMATKYKETSLGGLAVNVPEC from the coding sequence ATGATCAGCGTCTTCGACCTCTTCAAGATCGGCATCGGGCCGTCCTCCTCGCATACCGTCGGACCGATGCGGGCCGCCAAGTCCTTCGCGGACGGGCTGGTCGGCGAGCGCTTCAAGCGCGTCGAGGTGCGCCTCTACGGCTCGCTCGCCTGGACCGGCAAGGGCCACGGCACTGACAAGGCCGTGATCATGGGATTGACCGGCCAGATCCCCGACCAGGTCGAACCCGATGAGGCCCGTCTTCATCTGGAGGCGGTCGAAGCCGACAAGCTCCTCCCGGTCGCCAACCGGATTATTGAATTCGACCCCGCGCGCGACATCGTGTTCGATTTCGTCACGCCGACCGAGGGCCACCCGAACACGATGACCTTCGCGGCCTTCGCGGCCGACGGCCGGACGCTCGCCGAGGAGACCTGGTATTCGATCGGCGGCGGCTTCGTGGTCCGGGCCGGCGAGGATCTGGTCGGCGCCGAGGACGAGACGCCGCTGCCCTTTCCCTACCGCTCCGGCGACCAGCTGCTCGCCATGGGCCAGAGGTCGGGCCAGACGATCGCCGCCATGGTCTGGGCGAACGAATGCGCCCAGCGCCGCGCCGAGCGGGTGACGGCGCATCTCGACCGGATCGCCGAGACCATGTTCCTGTGCATCGAGCGCGGCATGCGCCATGACGGCGAACTGCCCGGCGGGCTCAAGGTCAAGCGCCGTGCGCGCCCCTTCGCCGAGCGGCTGGAGCAGGACCGCCGGGCCAACCATCGCATGCCGCATGAGGTGATGGACTGGGTCAGCCTGTTCGCCATGGCGGTGAACGAGGAGAATGCCGCCGGCGGCCGGGTCGTCACCGCGCCGACCAACGGGGCGGCCGGGGTCGTGCCGGCGGTGCTGCGCTACTACCGCGACTTCTGCGAAGGCGCGAATGAAGACGGAATCCATGCCTTCCTTTTGACCGCGACCGCGATCGGCGGCCTGTTCAAACTCAATGCCTCCATCTCGGGTGCCGAGGTCGGCTGCCAGGGCGAGGTCGGCGTCGCCTGCTCGATGGCGGCCGCCGGGCTCGCCGCTGCGCTCGGCGGCTCCAACGAGCAGATCGAGAATGCCGCCGAGATCGGCATGGAGCATCATCTCGGCATGACCTGCGACCCGATCGGCGGGCTCGTCCAGATCCCCTGCATCGAGCGCAACGCTTTCGGGGCGATCAAGGCGATCAACGCCGCCTCGATGGCGCTGAAGGGCGACGGCACGCACCGCGTCAGCCTGGACCAGGTCATCGCGACCATGCACCAGACCGGCAAGGACATGGCCACCAAGTACAAGGAAACCTCCCTCGGCGGCCTCGCCGTCAATGTGCCGGAGTGCTGA